From a single Anomaloglossus baeobatrachus isolate aAnoBae1 chromosome 4, aAnoBae1.hap1, whole genome shotgun sequence genomic region:
- the LOC142301053 gene encoding histone H3-like, with protein RAMARTKQTARKSTGGKAPRKQLATKAARKSAPATGGVKKPHRYRPGTVALREIRRYQKSTELLIRKLPFQRLVREIAQDFKTDLRFQSSAVMALQEASEAYLVGLFEDTNLCAIHAKRVTIMPKDIQLARRIRGERA; from the coding sequence AGAGCTATGGCCAGAACTAAGCAGACCGCCCGTAAATCCACCGGAGGGAAAGCTCCCCGCAAGCAGCTGGCCACTAAGGCCGCCAGGAAGAGCGCTCCCGCCACCGGCGGAGTGAAGAAGCCGCATCGCTACCGGCCGGGGACTGTCGCTCTCCGGGAGATCCGCCGCTACCAGAAATCCACCGAGCTGCTGATCCGGAAGCTTCCCTTCCAGCGCCTGGTGAGAGAGATCGCACAGGACTTCAAGACCGATCTGCGCTTCCAGAGCTCGGCCGTCATGGCCCTGCAGGAGGCCAGCGAGGCTTATCTGGTGGGGCTGTTCGAGGACACCAACCTGTGCGCCATCCACGCCAAGAGGGTCACCATCATGCCCAAAGACATCCAGCTGGCCCGCCGGATCCGCGGGGAGAGGGCGTAG
- the LOC142301054 gene encoding histone H1.11R-like — MAETAPAAAPPPAEPAAKSKKAPKKSGAAKKSSKSSGPSASELIMKAVSASKERSGVSLAALKKVLSAGGYDVEKNNSRLKLAIKALVNKGSLLQVKGSGASGSFKLNKKQETKDKAAKKKPAAAAKPKKPAAKKAAKSPKKPKKAPAAAKKSPKKAKKPAAAAKKASKSPKKLKTAPKPKKVTKSPAKKAAKPKAAKSPAKKATKAKKPAAKK, encoded by the coding sequence ATGGCAGAGACCGCACCGGCCGCCGCTCCTCCTCCCGCCGAACCGGCCGCCAAATCTAAGAAGGCGCCGAAGAAATCCGGGGCCGCCAAGAAAAGCAGCAAATCCTCCGGTCCCAGCGCCTCCGAGCTGATCATGAAAGCCGTGTCCGCCTCCAAGGAGCGCAGTGGGGTGTCTCTGGCCGCCCTGAAGAAGGTTCTGTCTGCCGGAGGATACGATGTGGAGAAGAATAACAGCCGCCTGAAGCTGGCCATCAAGGCTCTGGTCAACAAGGGCTCCCTGCTCCAGGTGAAGGGCAGCGGCGCCTCCGGGTCCTTCAAGCTGAACAAGAAGCAGGAGacgaaggacaaggcggccaagaagaagccagcagctgcggccaagcctaagaagccggcagccaagaaAGCGGCCAAATCTCCGAAGAAGCCCAAGAAGGCTCCGGCCGCAGCCAAGAAAAGCCCGAAAAAGGCTAAGAAGCCCGCAGCAGCCGCCAAGAAAGCGTCAAAGAGCCCCAAGAAGCTGAAGACCGCTCCAAAGCCCAAGAAGGTGACGAAGAGTCCGGCTAAGAAGGCGGCAAAACCCAAAGCTGCCAAGAGTCCGGCTAAGAAGGCGACTAAAGCCAAGAAGCCCGCGGCCAAGAAATAA